One Anguilla rostrata isolate EN2019 unplaced genomic scaffold, ASM1855537v3 scaf1067, whole genome shotgun sequence DNA window includes the following coding sequences:
- the LOC135247102 gene encoding histone H2B-like, translating to MPEVAKPAPKKGSKKAVTKTAAKGGKKRRKSRKESYAIYVYKVLKQVHPDTGISSKAMGIMNSFVNDIFERIAGESSRLAHYNKRSTITSREIQTAVRLLLPGELAKHAVSEGTKAVTKYTSSK from the coding sequence ATGCCTGAAGTTGCAAAACCTGCGCCCAAGAAGGGCTCTAAGAAAGCCGTGACCAAGACTGCTGCGAAAGGCGGAAAGAAGCGCAGAAAGAGTAGGAAGGAGAGCTACGCTATCTACGTGTACAAGGTGTTGAAGCAAGTTCATCCTGACACCGGCATCTCTTCCAAAGCAATGGGCATCATGAACTCATTTGTCAACGACATTTTCGAGCGTATCGCCGGCGAGTCCTCCCGTTTGGCTCACTACAACAAGCGGTCCACCATCACTTCAAGGGAGATCCAGACTGCAGTGCGTCTTCTGCTGCCCGGAGAGCTGGCCAAACACGCAGTGTCTGAGGGAACAAAGGCTGTTACAAAGTACACCAGCTCCAAGTAA
- the LOC135247103 gene encoding histone H4 has protein sequence MSGRGKGGKGLGKGGAKRHRKVLRDNIQGITKPAIRRLARRGGVKRISGLIYEETRGVLKVFLENVIRDAVTYTEHAKRKTVTAMDVVYALKRQGRTLYGFGG, from the coding sequence atgtcaggtCGAGGGAAAGGTGGAAAAGGACTTGGTaagggaggtgccaagcgtcatCGCAAAGTTCTCCGTGATAACATCCAAGGGATAACTAAGCCAGCGATCCGTCGTTTGGCTCGCCGTGGAGGAGTCAAGCGTATATCTGGCCTTATCTACGAGGAGACTCGCGGAGTGCTGAAGGTGTTTTTGGAGAACGTTATCCGCGATGCCGTCACCTACACCGAGCATGCCAAGAGAAAGACCGTCACCGCTATGGATGTAGTTTATGCTCTGAAGCGTCAGGGTCGCACTCTGTACGGCTTTGGTGGATAA
- the LOC135247105 gene encoding histone H3: MARTKQTARKSTGGKAPRKQLATKAARKSAPATGGVKKPHRYRPGTVALREIRRYQKSTELLIRKLPFQRLVREIAQDFKTDLRFQSSAVMALQEASEAYLVGLFEDTNLCAIHAKRVTIMPKDIQLARRIRGERA; encoded by the coding sequence ATGGCTCGAACCAAGCAGACCGCGCGTAAGTCTACCGGTGGCAAAGCCCCCAGGAAGCAGCTCGCCACTAAAGCAGCGCGGAAGAGCGCGCCTGCGACTGGCGGAGTGAAGAAGCCTCACCGTTACAGGCCTGGCACTGTAGCTCTGCGAGAAATCCGCCGCTATCAGAAGTCTACTGAGCTGTTGATCCGCAAGTTGCCTTTTCAGCGCCTTGTGAGGGAGATTGCTCAGGATTTCAAGACCGATCTGCGCTTCCAAAGCTCAGCTGTAATGGCTTTACAGGAGGCTAGCGAGGCTTATCTGGTTGGTCTGTTCGAGGACACCAATTTGTGTGCCATTCATGCCAAGAGAGTGACCATCATGCCGAAGGATATCCAGCTGGCTCGACGCATCCGTGGAGAGCGCGCTTAA